In a single window of the Campylobacter fetus subsp. testudinum 03-427 genome:
- a CDS encoding motility accessory factor (Pfam match to PF01973.14 MAF_flag10): MKDKELNQDEKQFLKLNEELGLQIAQRKEITIFDRNIAAIMTYSWRLAKMLFDLKENKKFGVFMGKDPLDINIINLETKKYLYESPAKDVEEKIISFEEEYSRHKALYFYGIGNGIFIKSLLSNESHSRIIVFEPELEILYIALSLIDFSVDIYNERLVILYPDLVRFIELYTISLFPDVIISSRLYNMHVVNDFYNQKEYQASMVDINQKILKAIKQVFLEAGNDSKDTLIGIKHSTKNLPIVFDSYPIECVFKKRKNVVKDAVIVATGPSLFKQLKTLKKIAPYVTIISIDASYPILKKHGIKPDYVSSIERVELTSKFFKDPVSEFDDGILFVTASLTHEKTIENLKDKQTSYVLRPLHYERGFNDNKFGYIGGGPSAAHMAFDIALKLGHENIILIGQDLAFGDDGTSHSKGHIFKKTEIDPSQTSVELAPKYGGVGEIATTTVWNLFRNYFEHYIQSTSQAAKFTVYNCTEGGARIQGTVEKPFKEIADSILVKPVKKRFIPIAKISQVAKERHLNKARKHIFKIIKYGENLQKKCEKLFLKIAKEVEKAKKLKAKNQADKINYTKMQNLSFALDDLKTNLNDEIFLSTFYGCCGQVLLHQELELAVIAARKIDTEEEKKDKLFEWISSQSYWLFSLAGNINLELEEIKKSAKEWL; the protein is encoded by the coding sequence ATGAAAGATAAAGAGTTAAATCAAGATGAAAAACAGTTTCTAAAGCTAAATGAAGAATTAGGTCTGCAAATAGCCCAAAGAAAAGAGATAACCATTTTTGATAGAAATATAGCAGCTATAATGACTTATAGTTGGCGATTAGCTAAGATGTTATTTGATTTAAAAGAGAATAAAAAATTCGGTGTATTTATGGGAAAAGATCCTCTTGATATAAATATCATAAATTTAGAAACCAAAAAATATCTTTATGAAAGCCCGGCAAAAGATGTTGAAGAGAAGATTATTAGCTTTGAAGAGGAGTATAGTAGACATAAAGCTCTGTATTTTTATGGCATAGGAAATGGTATATTTATAAAATCTCTTTTGTCTAATGAATCTCACAGTAGAATAATAGTATTTGAGCCTGAACTTGAAATACTTTATATAGCGCTTAGCTTGATAGACTTTTCAGTTGATATTTATAACGAAAGACTTGTTATACTTTATCCAGATCTTGTACGATTTATCGAACTTTATACTATAAGTTTATTTCCAGATGTAATAATTAGCTCAAGACTATATAATATGCATGTGGTAAACGATTTTTATAACCAAAAAGAGTACCAAGCAAGTATGGTTGATATAAATCAAAAAATATTAAAAGCTATAAAACAGGTGTTTTTAGAAGCAGGAAACGATTCAAAAGATACTCTCATAGGCATAAAGCATAGCACTAAGAATCTTCCAATTGTTTTTGATAGTTATCCTATAGAATGTGTCTTTAAAAAACGGAAAAATGTTGTAAAAGATGCTGTTATAGTAGCAACTGGACCATCTCTTTTTAAACAGCTTAAGACTCTTAAAAAAATCGCTCCATACGTAACTATTATATCTATAGATGCTTCTTATCCTATACTTAAAAAGCATGGTATAAAGCCAGATTACGTCTCTTCTATAGAACGTGTAGAACTTACATCTAAATTTTTTAAAGATCCAGTAAGTGAATTTGATGATGGAATTTTATTTGTTACTGCATCCTTAACGCATGAAAAAACAATTGAAAATTTAAAAGATAAGCAGACATCTTATGTTCTTAGACCGCTGCATTATGAGCGTGGTTTTAACGATAATAAGTTTGGATATATAGGCGGAGGTCCAAGTGCTGCTCATATGGCTTTTGATATTGCTTTAAAACTAGGACATGAAAATATAATTCTTATAGGTCAAGATTTGGCTTTTGGAGATGATGGAACTAGTCACTCAAAAGGTCATATTTTTAAAAAAACAGAAATTGATCCAAGCCAAACAAGCGTAGAATTAGCTCCAAAATACGGCGGAGTCGGAGAGATCGCTACTACAACCGTTTGGAATCTTTTTAGAAATTATTTTGAGCATTATATCCAAAGTACTTCACAAGCTGCCAAATTTACTGTTTATAACTGCACTGAAGGTGGCGCTAGAATACAAGGTACTGTAGAAAAACCTTTTAAAGAGATTGCGGATTCGATATTAGTTAAACCAGTGAAGAAACGATTTATTCCTATTGCTAAAATTAGTCAAGTTGCTAAAGAACGCCATCTAAATAAAGCAAGAAAGCATATTTTCAAGATTATTAAATATGGTGAAAATTTACAAAAAAAATGTGAAAAATTATTTTTAAAGATAGCCAAAGAAGTAGAAAAAGCAAAAAAATTAAAAGCCAAAAATCAAGCAGATAAGATAAACTATACAAAAATGCAAAATCTCTCTTTCGCTTTAGATGATTTGAAAACAAATCTCAATGATGAGATATTTTTATCGACATTTTATGGGTGTTGTGGTCAAGTACTTTTGCATCAAGAACTGGAATTGGCAGTTATAGCTGCTCGAAAAATTGACACGGAAGAAGAAAAAAAAGATAAGCTTTTTGAATGGATTTCGTCTCAAAGCTACTGGCTATTTAGTTTGGCAGGAAATATTAACTTAGAGTTAGAAGAGATTAAAAAATCAGCCAAAGAGTGGCTATAA
- a CDS encoding SAM-dependent methyltransferase (Pfam matches to PF10119.5 MethyTransf_Reg, and to PF13847.2 Methyltransf_31), protein MINDLIKASYDEVLYRSNSYNMTCIDRLYEVARMHGLSPRNPDNARVLEIGCASGGNIIGQAVNHPNSCFIGIDLSDEQVKIGKEAICSIGIKNIELITMDICDLISIYKDKLSFDYIIVHGVYSWVPNEVRAAILESSRELLDDDGVALISYNTYPGWKINEITRDFMRFSAVNSDKQDKLQAALNALKFEKAAYASTKISPEQTYQILTRELKLDTINQIEETKDKAYLYHEYLEIFNQPFYLSDFVADLEDFSLSYIADMQFHFSYDEFANQSVKEYAKLAYPDRISKDQMFDFLNSTKFRSSLITKKQNEQKLVFDDDGILKNISDFHLAFSKQLDELKQQARGLDIEPLINSLYNAFPASISIKDACKLINKDELVSKIYYLMDTTNAVILPHKELVDIQYKPKFSKLKSVYKPYLEYFLNRSNSVISCSTPMNLLFIGNHIEIMTLLMLDGQNSLDDISKFLEEEFKKQKLIPNVIINGKQIPIKDTKSKKEFFKNAVATVVYSARINYLLEKID, encoded by the coding sequence ATGATAAACGATCTTATAAAAGCATCTTATGATGAGGTTTTATACCGTTCAAATTCATATAACATGACTTGCATAGATAGACTTTACGAAGTAGCTAGAATGCACGGACTTTCACCTAGAAATCCAGATAATGCTAGAGTTTTGGAGATAGGTTGCGCATCTGGAGGAAATATTATAGGTCAAGCTGTAAATCATCCTAATTCATGCTTCATAGGTATTGATCTAAGCGATGAGCAAGTAAAGATAGGCAAAGAGGCTATTTGCTCAATAGGCATAAAAAATATCGAGCTTATCACTATGGATATCTGTGATCTTATAAGTATCTATAAAGACAAATTGAGTTTTGATTATATCATAGTTCATGGGGTTTATAGTTGGGTGCCAAATGAGGTAAGAGCTGCTATTTTAGAGAGTTCGCGTGAACTTTTAGATGATGATGGCGTTGCGCTTATTAGTTATAATACATATCCTGGTTGGAAGATAAATGAGATAACAAGAGATTTTATGCGTTTTTCAGCTGTAAATTCAGATAAACAAGACAAACTCCAAGCTGCTTTAAACGCTCTTAAATTTGAAAAAGCAGCGTATGCTAGTACTAAAATATCCCCTGAGCAAACTTATCAGATTCTAACAAGAGAGTTGAAATTAGACACTATAAATCAAATAGAAGAAACTAAAGACAAAGCCTATTTATATCACGAATATCTTGAGATTTTCAATCAGCCGTTTTATCTTAGTGATTTTGTGGCTGATTTAGAAGATTTTTCGCTCTCATATATAGCAGATATGCAGTTTCACTTCTCATATGATGAATTTGCGAACCAAAGTGTAAAGGAGTATGCTAAGTTAGCATATCCTGATCGTATATCAAAAGATCAGATGTTTGATTTTTTAAATTCAACTAAATTTCGTTCATCTCTTATAACAAAGAAGCAAAATGAGCAAAAACTTGTATTTGATGATGATGGTATTTTGAAAAATATATCTGATTTCCATTTAGCGTTTAGCAAACAACTAGATGAGCTTAAGCAACAAGCCAGAGGACTGGATATTGAACCATTGATAAATTCACTTTACAATGCTTTTCCAGCTAGCATTAGTATCAAGGATGCTTGTAAGTTAATAAACAAAGATGAACTGGTTTCTAAAATTTATTATTTAATGGATACTACTAATGCGGTGATTTTGCCCCATAAAGAGCTTGTAGATATACAGTATAAACCTAAATTTTCAAAACTTAAATCTGTATATAAACCTTATTTGGAATATTTTTTAAATAGATCAAATTCAGTTATATCTTGTTCAACTCCTATGAATTTACTATTTATAGGAAACCATATAGAGATAATGACTCTTTTGATGCTAGATGGACAAAATTCCCTTGATGATATAAGCAAATTTTTAGAAGAAGAGTTTAAAAAACAAAAATTAATTCCAAACGTTATTATAAATGGAAAACAAATTCCAATAAAAGATACAAAGTCTAAAAAAGAGTTTTTCAAGAATGCAGTTGCGACAGTAGTGTATTCTGCTAGAATAAATTATTTATTAGAAAAAATAGATTAA
- a CDS encoding putative autoinducer 2 transporter (Pfam match to PF01594.12 UPF0118) — protein sequence MKYQLTLISIASFVIIATGLAAASAIVVPFFLAVFIAIAISPVLEFMQRLKIRRTISFVLLIAIFIGILWFLGNVVSSALNGFSSSLPEYQMQFRIFVDKAVEWLNSYEIIKINSFVLESIDTNKIFSTTSTILRQTSEIVTKSFLVFLLVVFMLVETQVFKDKVEYFAKKHMSMHNIANGFISNLKKYLAIKTISSIATGLILWLFLVYFGVPYAPLWAVLAFIFNYIPTIGSIIAAIPAILMSLLVNDLSDTLWLSIIYLVVNISIGNFIEPKFLGSGLGISTLVVILSLLFWGFLLGIGGMFLAVPLTMSIKIALNESPKTKFIAVLLSDKAQ from the coding sequence TTGAAATACCAGCTAACATTGATATCTATAGCAAGTTTTGTGATAATAGCAACAGGTCTTGCAGCAGCAAGCGCCATCGTAGTGCCGTTTTTTCTTGCTGTTTTTATAGCTATAGCTATTTCACCCGTGCTTGAGTTTATGCAAAGATTAAAGATACGCCGCACAATCTCATTTGTACTTCTTATAGCTATATTTATAGGAATTTTATGGTTTTTGGGAAATGTAGTATCAAGTGCGTTAAACGGATTTAGCAGTTCGTTGCCTGAGTATCAAATGCAATTTAGGATATTTGTAGATAAAGCAGTAGAGTGGCTAAACTCATATGAGATAATAAAAATAAATAGTTTTGTACTAGAGAGCATAGATACAAATAAGATATTTTCTACAACAAGCACTATCTTAAGACAAACTAGCGAAATAGTCACAAAGTCGTTTTTGGTCTTTTTGCTAGTAGTTTTTATGTTAGTAGAGACTCAAGTTTTTAAAGATAAAGTTGAGTATTTTGCTAAAAAACATATGTCTATGCACAATATCGCAAATGGTTTTATATCAAATTTAAAAAAATACCTTGCCATAAAAACTATATCTTCTATCGCTACTGGGCTTATTTTATGGCTGTTTTTAGTATATTTTGGAGTACCTTACGCACCTTTGTGGGCAGTTTTGGCGTTTATATTTAACTATATTCCTACTATCGGCTCTATTATAGCGGCGATTCCTGCTATTTTAATGTCGCTTTTGGTAAATGATTTAAGCGATACATTGTGGCTTAGCATTATATATTTAGTAGTAAATATATCCATAGGCAACTTTATAGAACCGAAATTTCTAGGTTCAGGACTTGGGATATCAACTCTTGTAGTAATTTTAAGCTTACTTTTTTGGGGATTTTTGCTTGGTATTGGTGGAATGTTTTTAGCAGTTCCTCTTACTATGAGCATAAAAATAGCTCTAAACGAAAGCCCTAAAACTAAATTTATAGCGGTGTTGCTCAGCGATAAGGCGCAGTAA